The region ACGGGGAAGTTTGGAGTAGAAGTTGACGACACGCTGCATGCGGACGGCATCGGGGTTGGCACCAATGGCCTAGTTTCCTCCGTTAGCTAATGACCCCTTTCAAATTGTTGACCTGTCCGAATTCTCCATTTCCAAGCGTATTCTGTCCAACAATATCCCGTCGTCCATGTCGTCGTCCCTCATTCCACTTCAGagtcctcccctcccctccccgccaccaACTTTCCAGATCCCATTTGGCTTTCCAGTGTCGAGTCGCAATGTCGGAGTGAATTAAAATAGACGTACCTTGGGGGAAGCGACCTGCAAAAGTGAGTTAGCAAGGTTCCCTACCTGGCTGCAGTCCTCCCTATCCATCCGGATCTTACcttgggggggatgagggtcGAAAGCGCCCGGCGAGTGACAAAGCTCATTTTGGCAGAGGGGTAATCGCGGCTTTCGCGCGATTTCGGATTCGATACAAGAAGGAGTCGGCTCGGGTCGAATGGAGCGAagtgtcgtcgtcgtcggcaaCGATTGACGGAATTGAGCTGTTAAGGTCCAACTGGGAAGGGCTGCGGGAAAACGCAAGGTCCCCAATCATCCGGCTAGCAAGAATGTTGTTGCGCAAAACGGTTGTTTCCGGTCGGCCAATCAGAGCACCAATAGTGGGGTCAAAAGCCGCACCTCGACGCAAGCACCAGCCAGCCAGGTCCCAGTCAAGCCAGTAGCTCTGACGACCTGTGAGTTCGCCCCCCATCGATTGAAGCTTTGCGCTGGAAGCTTGCGGTGCGAGCTTCATTTGTCCCTcacctcgacgacgaccacAGCCATCCTCGTCAGTACACCAACATATAATGGCCTCATTACGCCCCTCCacggccgccgccgccgccagacTGCTGCGCACAGCAACCTTCTCGCCCCGATCGAgcatcctccccgcctcgCGCCGTTTCGAGAGCTCTaccccctcgtcctcttcgaCCGCCGTGGCTCCCAAGCAAGCCAAGGCAGAGGACCTGGCCCCTGTTCAGCGGAATGCGCCCGACTATGACGTTCCTGTTGACCAGGCCACTTCGTACGACCCCTCCATAACTATTTCGATATGGATCTCTATAACCATGCACAACTTGATATCTGATATTGGGTGATATAGGATGTTCACCCCAGTACCCAAGACCATTCAGGATGGTTCCGAAGAAAACCTCACTCTCCCTGCCGGCCTAATCTCTGGCGCCCCCCTAGAGCTGCAAGCCCGTACAGTCCGGTTTGTTGGCCCTTTGTCCTGTGGTCTACGCCTCTATGGAAGATGCATTTGTCTAACTTCGTCTTCCAAAGTATCTACCAACCCTCCAAACCAGCCACCCAATCCGGCACCGCCAAGGGCTCCCGCTGGCGCATGGACTGGGACGTCCTCGGCAAGGGCCACAGATGGGAGAACCCCCTCATGGGTTGGCAGTCCTCTGCCGATTCAATGCAGGGCACCCACCTAACCTTCAAGTCCAAGGAGGATGCTATTGCCTTTGCCGAGAAACAGGGATACGAGTACTTTGTCCAGGAGCCAAACACCCGTGCCTTCACACCCAAGGCGTACGCCAACAACTTTAC is a window of Podospora pseudopauciseta strain CBS 411.78 chromosome 1, whole genome shotgun sequence DNA encoding:
- the NdufS4 gene encoding ndufs4 NADH dehydrogenase Fe-S protein subunit (COG:C; EggNog:ENOG503P215) is translated as MASLRPSTAAAAARLLRTATFSPRSSILPASRRFESSTPSSSSTAVAPKQAKAEDLAPVQRNAPDYDVPVDQATSMFTPVPKTIQDGSEENLTLPAGLISGAPLELQARTVRIYQPSKPATQSGTAKGSRWRMDWDVLGKGHRWENPLMGWQSSADSMQGTHLTFKSKEDAIAFAEKQGYEYFVQEPNTRAFTPKAYANNFTYSPGKLKIVRTK